In one window of Rhinopithecus roxellana isolate Shanxi Qingling chromosome 15, ASM756505v1, whole genome shotgun sequence DNA:
- the LOC104663397 gene encoding LOW QUALITY PROTEIN: olfactory receptor 56B1 (The sequence of the model RefSeq protein was modified relative to this genomic sequence to represent the inferred CDS: inserted 2 bases in 2 codons; substituted 1 base at 1 genomic stop codon) has product MNHMSASLKVSNSSKFQVSEFILLGFPGIHSWQHWLSLPLALLYLSALAANTLILLIIWQNPSLQQPMYPFLGILSVVDVGLATTITPKNLAIFWFDAKVVSLPEXFAQIYAIHFFVGMESGIFLCMVFDRYVAICHPLRYPSIVTSSLILKANLFMVLRNGXVIPVPVLAAQHDYCSRNEIEHCLCSNLGVTXLACDDRRPNSICQLVLAWLGMGSDLSLIILSYILILYSVLRLNSVEAAAKDLSTCSSHLTLILFFYTIVVVISVTHLTDMRATLIPVLLNVLHNIILPSLNPIVYALQTKELRAAFQKVLFALTKEIRS; this is encoded by the exons ATGAATCATATGTCTGCATCTCTCAAAGTCTCCAATAGCTCCAAATTCCAGGTCTCTGAGTTTATCCTGCTGGGATTCCCAGGTATTCACAGCTGGCAGCACTGGCTATCTCTGCCCCTGGCACTACTGTATCTCTCAGCACTTGCTGCAAACACCCTCATCCTCCTCATCATCTGGCAGAACCCTTCTTTGCAGCAGCCCATGTACCCTTTCCTTGGCATCCTCTCCGTGGTCGACGTGGGTCTGGCCACTACTATCACACCTAAGAACCTGGCCATCTTCTGGTTTGATGCCAAGGTCGTTAGCCTCCCTGAGTGATTCGCTCAGATTTATGCCATTCACTTCTTTGTGGGCATGGAGTCTGGTATCTTCCTCTGCATGGTTTTTGATAGATATGTGGCTATTTGTCACCCTCTTCGCTATCCATCCATTGTCACCAGTTCCTTAATCTTAAAAGCTAACCTGTTCATGGTGCTGAGAAATG TTGTCATCCCGGTGCCTGTGCTTGCAGCACAGCATGACTATTGCTCCAGGAACGAAATTGAACACTGCCTGTGCTCTAACCTTGGGGTCA GCCTGGCTTGTGATGACAGGAGGCCAAACAGCATTTGCCAGTTGGTTCTGGCATGGCTTGGAATGGGGAGTGATCTAAGTCTTATTATACTGTCATATATTTTGATTCTGTACTCTGTACTTAGACTGAACTCAGTTGAAGCTGCAGCCAAGGACCTGAGCACTTGTAGTTCACATCTTACCCTCATCCTTTTCTTTTACACTATTGTTGTAGTGATTTCAGTAACTCATCTGACAGACATGAGGGCCACTTTGATTCCAGTTCTACTTAATGTGTTGCACAACATCATCCTCCCTTCCCTCAACCCTATAGTTTATGCACTTCAGACCAAAGAACTTAGGGCAGCCTTCCAAAAGGTGCTGTTTGCTCTTACAAAAGAAATAAGATCCTAG